One Setaria viridis chromosome 7, Setaria_viridis_v4.0, whole genome shotgun sequence genomic region harbors:
- the LOC117863746 gene encoding uncharacterized protein isoform X1, which translates to MEEPVELTFQDLREITDDFSEERIVGAGGFGIVYKGVTKHGVDVAVKILRRGSNPDLDFKQFQNEFYNLMKVKHENIVQFLGYCYEIETTRSECNGIIVRIEETHGALCFEYMHNGSLKNHLSDESSRLDWHTRYKIIKGTCEGLRYIHQTESLLHLDLKPDNILLDQDMVPKIADFGLSKIFGDDLTRTTKSPLGTPGFQPPEFIDKGEISEKFDIFSLGVIIIKIVSGPEGYPKCQYMPSEEFIDQVKGNWRKRWQTSSIDSLLESAWCRQVETCTKIALLNCLEKDSQKRPHIVKIINMLNETETNNYEERQIFQPPENGHNTVCGTTMHNKMELIEEHKVITDVGEDLIVGRGEEKNKIVASLLESIKSAKIVILPIYGIGGIGKTTFAKLIYNHTNFKYYSHVWVYVSQRFDLKEIGKSIDSQLSGEENQANEQLISKEILIVLDDFWEDNPIKIEELKDMLYRGDSIKTVIVLVTTRSADIAQKICRNIEPYQIESLTDEMCWDIIKEKSGLKGVHGKENENLVDIGKKIAQKCGGVALAAQTLGFMLRSIKHDEWITVKNSDIWNETISEDTSLPQHVLASLKLSYAFSMDDFLKKCFTYCAIFPKGHRIVKYDLIYQWISLGFIMPTKILSTLQLCEKYIVRLLGLTFLQHSTSAKTYGTYGEHDTFFTMHDLVHDLAVSVLGDRILYQSKQGNDGGSICRYALLHDSSKPLESWTTFPDRLWALHFLNCQWIDVHGAAFELGESLRVLDLSECSIQKLPDSIGLLKRLRYLNAPRIRERMLPECITKLSKLMYLSLRGSCYILELPESIGEMEGLVHLDLSGCLGIKTLPASFGNLTSLEHVDFANCKNVTGVSKCLASFTKLQHLNLSNCESIGDLPRAFGSLTELQYLNLSDSSYLSGNKLTMPEYLGSLTKLKYLLGSLTKLKYLNLSSSNIYVNLSPGNQQRIISSPEAFGSLTELKYLNLSHHCFMGKLLPSFGNLCNLVHLDLSYCYPLRGLPGALNGLTKLQYLDLYKCSGFDVMEWLQDAFGNLSELQHLNLGCCIGEISYHPDKINALLGWICNLTNLEYLSLRENDTIYSIPETLANLRKLHTLDLSFCSSLQRLPASISEIESLKFLYTMECWKLDRSTLPSQCMSISRIPPHFVAHNGDGESSSYVFQYEDGNPARLKISRLENVKSAREARTIKPVEKRHITQLALEWTRDAKRLVEDAEVLRELEPPHRISMFRLHGYNSVSFPSWVMHFGAYLPHLTFFEMRDLPNCNSLPPLGQLPNLEDLHIGGMDSIKEIGADLYGGPRAFPRLENFCIHGMKWLEVWNTVNSVFPCLSYVSIIDCPRLRFKGRPPRSMHDNLELSIRRSDEVMLSSWVNIGHATDSTVKNLEVISCLLPLYQWRLLRHLPCLRVLTIEDCSDISDDYRISHDAHRIFFAIPRLSRLSALTVRPGPEGVELCGQSEDCRSIRLMSFDPEKEAIPTLAEAAPLQNFMSRTLRHR; encoded by the exons ATGGAAGAACCAGTGGAGCTAACGTTTCAGGATTTACGAGAAATTACAGATGATTTCTCGGAGGAGCGGATAGTTGGGGCAGGAGGATTTGGAATAGTTTACAAG GGAGTGACTAAACATGGAGTGGATGTTGCTGTAAAGATACTTCGTCGTGGCAGTAATCCAGATCTTGACTTCAAGCAGTTTCAAAACGAGTTTTATAACCTCATGAAGGTCAAGCATGAAAATATTGTACAATTTCTTGGTTATTGCTATGAAATAGAGACAACACGTAGCGAATGCAATGGAATAATAGTGCGTATTGAGGAGACACATGGGGCACTCTGCTTTGAGTATATGCACAATGGGAGCCTTAAAAATCATCTTTCTG ATGAGTCTTCCAGACTTGACTGGCATACACGGTACAAAATTATTAAAGGAACATGTGAAGGTTTAAGATATATTCATCAGACAGAATCTCTTCTACACCTAGACCTAAAACCTGACAACATATTACTAGATCAGGACATGGTGCCAAAGATTGCGGACTTTGGTTTATCCAAGATCTTTGGTGATGATCTAACAAGGACAACAAAAAGTCCTTTAGGAACACC TGGATTCCAGCCACCAGAATTCATCGACAAAGGAGAAATCTCAGAAAAGTTCGACATATTCAGCTTGGGTGTCATAATAATAAAGATAGTGTCAGGACCAGAAGGCTACCCCAAATGCCAATACATGCCTTCGGAAGAATTTATTGATCAG GTCAAAGGAAACTGGAGGAAGAGATGGCAGACAAGCAGTATCGATTCCTTACTTGAATCAGCATGGTGCCGCCAAGTAGAGACATGCACTAAAATAGCATTATTGAACTGCTTGGAGAAAGATAGCCAAAAAAGACCTCATATTGTCAAGATCATCAATATGTTAAATGAGACAGAAACTAATAATTATGAG GAGAGACAGATTTTTCAGCCTCCCGAGAATGGACACAATACTGTGTGCGGGACGACAATGCATAATAAGATGGAGCTGATAGAGGAACATAAAGTGATCACTGATGTTGGGGAAGATCTAATTGTAGGCAGGGGcgaagagaaaaataaaatagtggCTTCTTTACTTGAGAGCATCAAGTCAGCGAAGATCGTCATCCTTCCTATATATGGTATTGGAGGAATTGGCAAGACAACCTTTGCGAAACTAATTTACAATCATACAAATTTCAAATATTACTCTCACGTCTGGGTCTATGTGTCCCAGAGATTTGACTTAAAGGAAATTGGTAAATCTATAGATTCACAGCTATCTGGGGAGGAGAACCAAGCTAATGAGCAGCTAATAAGTAAGGAAATTCTGATTGTCTTAGATGATTTTTGGGAGGATAATCCAATTAAAATAGAGGAGTTGAAGGATATGCTATATCGTGGTGATAGCATTAAAACAGTCATTGTTTTAGTAACTACACGGAGTGCAGACATTGCCCAGAAAATTTGCAGAAACATTGAACCATATCAGATAGAGTCCTTGACAGATGAAATGTGCTGGGATATAATTAAAGAGAAAAGTGGTTTGAAGGGTGTACATggcaaagaaaatgaaaatttggtGGATATAGGAAAAAAGATTGCCCAGAAGTGTGGAGGTGTGGCCTTAGCAGCTCAAACTCTTGGATTCATGTTGCGGTCCATCAAACACGATGAATGGATCACAGTGAAAAACAGTGATATCTGGAATGAAACTATTTCAGAGGATACCTCTTTGCCGCAACATGTTCTTGCATCCTTGAAATTAAGTTATGCTTTCAGTATGGATGACTTCTTGAAGAAATGTTTTACCTATTGTGCAATCTTCCCAAAGGGTCACCGGATAGTTAAATATGATCTAATCTACCAATGGATTTCTCTAGGTTTCATTATGCCTACGAAAATATTGTCCACCTTGCAGCTCTGTGAGAAGTATATTGTGCGCCTGCTGGGACTGACTTTCCTTCAACATTCAACATCAGCAAAG ACTTATGGAACGTATGGTGAACATGACACCTTCTTCACTATGCACGACCTGGTGCATGACTTGGCAGTTTCAGTCCTTGGTGACAGAATTCTATATCAGAGCAAACAAGGCAACGATGGGGGGAGCATCTGCCGCTATGCATTGCTCCATGACAGTAGCAAGCCACTAGAGTCATGGACGACTTTTCCTGACAGGCTATGGGCACTGCATTTTCTGAACTGTCAGTGGATCGATGTACATGGTGCTGCATTTGAACTTGGTGAGTCCTTGCGAGTGTTGGATTTAAGCGAGTGCTCGATACAGAAGTTGCCAGATTCTATTGGTCTACTGAAGAGGTTGAGGTATCTTAATGCTCCAAGGATCCGGGAACGGATGCTTCCAGAATGCATCACTAAGCTCTCGAAGTTGATGTATCTCAGTCTTCGCGGATCTTGTTACATCCTAGAACTACCAGAGTCGATTGGGGAAATGGAAGGTCTGGTGCATCTTGATTTATCAGGTTGCTTGGGAATAAAAACACTGCCAGCATCATTTGGTAATCTTACAAGTTTGGAGCATGTGGattttgcaaattgcaaaaaTGTCACAGGAGTATCAAAATGTCTGGCTAGCTTTACAAAACTGCAACATTTGAACTTATCAAACTGTGAAAGTATTGGAGACTTACCAAGAGCATTTGGCAGCCTCACAGAATTGCAATACTTGAACTTATCAGACAGCTCATACCTTTCTGGAAACAAACTTACTATGCCAGAGTACCTGGGCTCACTCACCAAATTGAAATATCTTCTGGGCTCCCTCACCAAACTCAAATATCTAAACCTGTCTTCAAGTAATATCTATGTAAACCTGTCCCCAGGCAATCAACAGCGCATCATCAGCTCGCCTGAAGCTTTCGGTAGCCTCACTGAACTCAAGTATTTGAACTTGTCACATCACTGTTTTATGGGAAAATTGCTACCATCGTTTGGGAATCTTTGTAACTTGGTGCATCTTGACTTATCATACTGTTATCCTCTTCGAGGTCTTCCAGGAGCTTTGAATGGGCTTACCAAGCTCCAATATTTGGATTTATACAAGTGCTCCGGTTTTGATGTCATGGAATGGCTACAAGACGCTTTTGGTAATCTCAGTGAACTTCAACATTTAAATTTAGGCTGCTGCATCGGAGAAATATCTTATCATCCAGACAAAATAAATGCTCTCCTGGGGTGGATCTGTAATCTTACCAATCTAGAGTACCTGAGTCTTCGTGAGAATGATACCATTTATAGCATACCTGAAACTCTTGCTAACCTCAGGAAGTTACATACACTGGACCTTTCGTTTTGCAGTAGCCTGCAGAGGCTGCCGGCAAGTATATCTGAAATTGAAAGCTTGAAGTTTCTATATACTATGGAATGTTGGAAGTTGGATAGATCCACCCTGCCTAGTCAATGCATGAGCATCTCAAGAATTCCACCGCATTTTGTGGCCCATAATGGTGATGGTGAATCTAGCAGCTATGTTTTTCAGTACGAGGATGGAAATCCTGCTCGGCTAAAGATAAGTAGGCTTGAAAATGTGAAGTCGGCAAGAGAGGCACGTACAATAAAGCCCGTAGAGAAGAGACATATTACACAATTAGCATTAGAATGGACTAGAGATGCAAAGAGATTAGTGGAAGACGCAGAAGTTCTGAGGGAACTAGAGCCACCGCACAGGATTTCAATGTTCCGCCTACATGGTTATAATAGCGTCAGCTTTCCATCCTGGGTGATGCACTTTGGTGCTTATTTACCTCATCTGACATTTTTTGAGATGCGGGACTTGCCCAATTGCAACAGCCTACCACCACTTGGTCAGTTACCAAACCTCGAGGATCTGCACATCGGAGGAATGGACAGCATTAAGGAGATTGGCGCGGACCTGTACGGGGGACCAAGAGCATTTCCTCGACTCGAGAACTTTTGCATACATGGTATGAAATGGCTGGAAGTGTGGAACACGGTCAACTCCGTGTTCCCCTGCCTCAGTTACGTATCGATTATTGATTGCCCAAGATTGAGGTTCAAAGGACGCCCGCCACGAAGTATGCACGACAACTTGGAGTTGTCGATACGCCGTAGTGATGAAGTAATGTTGTCGTCATGGGTGAACATAGGCCACGCTACTGATTCCACAGTCAAAAATCTTGAGGTGATTAGCTGTTTGCTGCCTCTGTATCAGTGGAGATTGCTTCGCCACCTCCCTTGCCTCCGGGTTTTAACGATTGAGGACTGCAGTGATATCTCAGATGACTATCGCATCTCACATGACGCTCACCGGATTTTCTTTGCCATCCCACGTCTCTCACGTCTCTCAGCTCTCACAGTCAGGCCCGGCCCTGAGGGGGTCGAGCTGTGCGGCCAATCTGAGGACTGCAGATCGATAAGATTGATGTCCTTTGATCCAGAGAAAGAGGCCATACCAACTCTGGCTgaagctgctccactccaaaacttCATGAGCCGGACCCTGCGGCATCGGTAG
- the LOC117863746 gene encoding uncharacterized protein isoform X2 codes for MEEPVELTFQDLREITDDFSEERIVGAGGFGIVYKGVTKHGVDVAVKILRRGSNPDLDFKQFQNEFYNLMKVKHENIVQFLGYCYEIETTRSECNGIIVRIEETHGALCFEYMHNGSLKNHLSDESSRLDWHTRYKIIKGTCEGLRYIHQTESLLHLDLKPDNILLDQDMVPKIADFGLSKIFGDDLTRTTKSPLGTPGFQPPEFIDKGEISEKFDIFSLGVIIIKIVSGPEGYPKCQYMPSEEFIDQVKGNWRKRWQTSSIDSLLESAWCRQVETCTKIALLNCLEKDSQKRPHIVKIINMLNETETNNYEERQIFQPPENGHNTVCGTTMHNKMELIEEHKVITDVGEDLIVGRGEEKNKIVASLLESIKSAKIVILPIYGIGGIGKTTFAKLIYNHTNFKYYSHVWVYVSQRFDLKEIGKSIDSQLSGEENQANEQLISKEILIVLDDFWEDNPIKIEELKDMLYRGDSIKTVIVLVTTRSADIAQKICRNIEPYQIESLTDEMCWDIIKEKSGLKGVHGKENENLVDIGKKIAQKCGGVALAAQTLGFMLRSIKHDEWITVKNSDIWNETISEDTSLPQHVLASLKLSYAFSMDDFLKKCFTYCAIFPKGHRIVKYDLIYQWISLGFIMPTKILSTLQLCEKYIVRLLGLTFLQHSTSAKTYGTYGEHDTFFTMHDLVHDLAVSVLGDRILYQSKQGNDGGSICRYALLHDSSKPLESWTTFPDRLWALHFLNCQWIDVHGAAFELGESLRVLDLSECSIQKLPDSIGLLKRLRYLNAPRIRERMLPECITKLSKLMYLSLRGSCYILELPESIGEMEGLVHLDLSGCLGIKTLPASFGNLTSLEHVDFANCKNVTGVSKCLASFTKLQHLNLSNCESIGDLPRAFGSLTELQYLNLSDSSYLSGNKLTMPEYLGSLTKLKYLLGSLTKLKYLNLSSSNIYVNLSPGNQQRIISSPEAFGALNGLTKLQYLDLYKCSGFDVMEWLQDAFGNLSELQHLNLGCCIGEISYHPDKINALLGWICNLTNLEYLSLRENDTIYSIPETLANLRKLHTLDLSFCSSLQRLPASISEIESLKFLYTMECWKLDRSTLPSQCMSISRIPPHFVAHNGDGESSSYVFQYEDGNPARLKISRLENVKSAREARTIKPVEKRHITQLALEWTRDAKRLVEDAEVLRELEPPHRISMFRLHGYNSVSFPSWVMHFGAYLPHLTFFEMRDLPNCNSLPPLGQLPNLEDLHIGGMDSIKEIGADLYGGPRAFPRLENFCIHGMKWLEVWNTVNSVFPCLSYVSIIDCPRLRFKGRPPRSMHDNLELSIRRSDEVMLSSWVNIGHATDSTVKNLEVISCLLPLYQWRLLRHLPCLRVLTIEDCSDISDDYRISHDAHRIFFAIPRLSRLSALTVRPGPEGVELCGQSEDCRSIRLMSFDPEKEAIPTLAEAAPLQNFMSRTLRHR; via the exons ATGGAAGAACCAGTGGAGCTAACGTTTCAGGATTTACGAGAAATTACAGATGATTTCTCGGAGGAGCGGATAGTTGGGGCAGGAGGATTTGGAATAGTTTACAAG GGAGTGACTAAACATGGAGTGGATGTTGCTGTAAAGATACTTCGTCGTGGCAGTAATCCAGATCTTGACTTCAAGCAGTTTCAAAACGAGTTTTATAACCTCATGAAGGTCAAGCATGAAAATATTGTACAATTTCTTGGTTATTGCTATGAAATAGAGACAACACGTAGCGAATGCAATGGAATAATAGTGCGTATTGAGGAGACACATGGGGCACTCTGCTTTGAGTATATGCACAATGGGAGCCTTAAAAATCATCTTTCTG ATGAGTCTTCCAGACTTGACTGGCATACACGGTACAAAATTATTAAAGGAACATGTGAAGGTTTAAGATATATTCATCAGACAGAATCTCTTCTACACCTAGACCTAAAACCTGACAACATATTACTAGATCAGGACATGGTGCCAAAGATTGCGGACTTTGGTTTATCCAAGATCTTTGGTGATGATCTAACAAGGACAACAAAAAGTCCTTTAGGAACACC TGGATTCCAGCCACCAGAATTCATCGACAAAGGAGAAATCTCAGAAAAGTTCGACATATTCAGCTTGGGTGTCATAATAATAAAGATAGTGTCAGGACCAGAAGGCTACCCCAAATGCCAATACATGCCTTCGGAAGAATTTATTGATCAG GTCAAAGGAAACTGGAGGAAGAGATGGCAGACAAGCAGTATCGATTCCTTACTTGAATCAGCATGGTGCCGCCAAGTAGAGACATGCACTAAAATAGCATTATTGAACTGCTTGGAGAAAGATAGCCAAAAAAGACCTCATATTGTCAAGATCATCAATATGTTAAATGAGACAGAAACTAATAATTATGAG GAGAGACAGATTTTTCAGCCTCCCGAGAATGGACACAATACTGTGTGCGGGACGACAATGCATAATAAGATGGAGCTGATAGAGGAACATAAAGTGATCACTGATGTTGGGGAAGATCTAATTGTAGGCAGGGGcgaagagaaaaataaaatagtggCTTCTTTACTTGAGAGCATCAAGTCAGCGAAGATCGTCATCCTTCCTATATATGGTATTGGAGGAATTGGCAAGACAACCTTTGCGAAACTAATTTACAATCATACAAATTTCAAATATTACTCTCACGTCTGGGTCTATGTGTCCCAGAGATTTGACTTAAAGGAAATTGGTAAATCTATAGATTCACAGCTATCTGGGGAGGAGAACCAAGCTAATGAGCAGCTAATAAGTAAGGAAATTCTGATTGTCTTAGATGATTTTTGGGAGGATAATCCAATTAAAATAGAGGAGTTGAAGGATATGCTATATCGTGGTGATAGCATTAAAACAGTCATTGTTTTAGTAACTACACGGAGTGCAGACATTGCCCAGAAAATTTGCAGAAACATTGAACCATATCAGATAGAGTCCTTGACAGATGAAATGTGCTGGGATATAATTAAAGAGAAAAGTGGTTTGAAGGGTGTACATggcaaagaaaatgaaaatttggtGGATATAGGAAAAAAGATTGCCCAGAAGTGTGGAGGTGTGGCCTTAGCAGCTCAAACTCTTGGATTCATGTTGCGGTCCATCAAACACGATGAATGGATCACAGTGAAAAACAGTGATATCTGGAATGAAACTATTTCAGAGGATACCTCTTTGCCGCAACATGTTCTTGCATCCTTGAAATTAAGTTATGCTTTCAGTATGGATGACTTCTTGAAGAAATGTTTTACCTATTGTGCAATCTTCCCAAAGGGTCACCGGATAGTTAAATATGATCTAATCTACCAATGGATTTCTCTAGGTTTCATTATGCCTACGAAAATATTGTCCACCTTGCAGCTCTGTGAGAAGTATATTGTGCGCCTGCTGGGACTGACTTTCCTTCAACATTCAACATCAGCAAAG ACTTATGGAACGTATGGTGAACATGACACCTTCTTCACTATGCACGACCTGGTGCATGACTTGGCAGTTTCAGTCCTTGGTGACAGAATTCTATATCAGAGCAAACAAGGCAACGATGGGGGGAGCATCTGCCGCTATGCATTGCTCCATGACAGTAGCAAGCCACTAGAGTCATGGACGACTTTTCCTGACAGGCTATGGGCACTGCATTTTCTGAACTGTCAGTGGATCGATGTACATGGTGCTGCATTTGAACTTGGTGAGTCCTTGCGAGTGTTGGATTTAAGCGAGTGCTCGATACAGAAGTTGCCAGATTCTATTGGTCTACTGAAGAGGTTGAGGTATCTTAATGCTCCAAGGATCCGGGAACGGATGCTTCCAGAATGCATCACTAAGCTCTCGAAGTTGATGTATCTCAGTCTTCGCGGATCTTGTTACATCCTAGAACTACCAGAGTCGATTGGGGAAATGGAAGGTCTGGTGCATCTTGATTTATCAGGTTGCTTGGGAATAAAAACACTGCCAGCATCATTTGGTAATCTTACAAGTTTGGAGCATGTGGattttgcaaattgcaaaaaTGTCACAGGAGTATCAAAATGTCTGGCTAGCTTTACAAAACTGCAACATTTGAACTTATCAAACTGTGAAAGTATTGGAGACTTACCAAGAGCATTTGGCAGCCTCACAGAATTGCAATACTTGAACTTATCAGACAGCTCATACCTTTCTGGAAACAAACTTACTATGCCAGAGTACCTGGGCTCACTCACCAAATTGAAATATCTTCTGGGCTCCCTCACCAAACTCAAATATCTAAACCTGTCTTCAAGTAATATCTATGTAAACCTGTCCCCAGGCAATCAACAGCGCATCATCAGCTCGCCTGAAGCTTTCG GAGCTTTGAATGGGCTTACCAAGCTCCAATATTTGGATTTATACAAGTGCTCCGGTTTTGATGTCATGGAATGGCTACAAGACGCTTTTGGTAATCTCAGTGAACTTCAACATTTAAATTTAGGCTGCTGCATCGGAGAAATATCTTATCATCCAGACAAAATAAATGCTCTCCTGGGGTGGATCTGTAATCTTACCAATCTAGAGTACCTGAGTCTTCGTGAGAATGATACCATTTATAGCATACCTGAAACTCTTGCTAACCTCAGGAAGTTACATACACTGGACCTTTCGTTTTGCAGTAGCCTGCAGAGGCTGCCGGCAAGTATATCTGAAATTGAAAGCTTGAAGTTTCTATATACTATGGAATGTTGGAAGTTGGATAGATCCACCCTGCCTAGTCAATGCATGAGCATCTCAAGAATTCCACCGCATTTTGTGGCCCATAATGGTGATGGTGAATCTAGCAGCTATGTTTTTCAGTACGAGGATGGAAATCCTGCTCGGCTAAAGATAAGTAGGCTTGAAAATGTGAAGTCGGCAAGAGAGGCACGTACAATAAAGCCCGTAGAGAAGAGACATATTACACAATTAGCATTAGAATGGACTAGAGATGCAAAGAGATTAGTGGAAGACGCAGAAGTTCTGAGGGAACTAGAGCCACCGCACAGGATTTCAATGTTCCGCCTACATGGTTATAATAGCGTCAGCTTTCCATCCTGGGTGATGCACTTTGGTGCTTATTTACCTCATCTGACATTTTTTGAGATGCGGGACTTGCCCAATTGCAACAGCCTACCACCACTTGGTCAGTTACCAAACCTCGAGGATCTGCACATCGGAGGAATGGACAGCATTAAGGAGATTGGCGCGGACCTGTACGGGGGACCAAGAGCATTTCCTCGACTCGAGAACTTTTGCATACATGGTATGAAATGGCTGGAAGTGTGGAACACGGTCAACTCCGTGTTCCCCTGCCTCAGTTACGTATCGATTATTGATTGCCCAAGATTGAGGTTCAAAGGACGCCCGCCACGAAGTATGCACGACAACTTGGAGTTGTCGATACGCCGTAGTGATGAAGTAATGTTGTCGTCATGGGTGAACATAGGCCACGCTACTGATTCCACAGTCAAAAATCTTGAGGTGATTAGCTGTTTGCTGCCTCTGTATCAGTGGAGATTGCTTCGCCACCTCCCTTGCCTCCGGGTTTTAACGATTGAGGACTGCAGTGATATCTCAGATGACTATCGCATCTCACATGACGCTCACCGGATTTTCTTTGCCATCCCACGTCTCTCACGTCTCTCAGCTCTCACAGTCAGGCCCGGCCCTGAGGGGGTCGAGCTGTGCGGCCAATCTGAGGACTGCAGATCGATAAGATTGATGTCCTTTGATCCAGAGAAAGAGGCCATACCAACTCTGGCTgaagctgctccactccaaaacttCATGAGCCGGACCCTGCGGCATCGGTAG